The following coding sequences are from one Pseudomonas mendocina window:
- the icmH gene encoding type IVB secretion system protein IcmH/DotU: MTTKEMEYGQDDKTVILNRKGESRAESPLTDFSAPPKFEQLEERMIFAARLRPAESFNISLNPLVAAASSLLSEVVRLKHSFESEDLDALNQRLTREIKLFEHRALHDGAESSQVMAARYVLCTVVDEAVVTTPWGNESQWSQMSLLSSFHNETFGGEKFFQLLERLSRNPVKHLPMLELMYLCLSLGFEGKYRVLQRGMLELEAVRDSLYRQIRQLRGDVPREVSPHWQGLKDPRRRLVRIVPWWLVALFTLMCLVMMYAGFAWVLGEQRDTVLKPYQQLDPASGVSMDDVK; the protein is encoded by the coding sequence ATGACAACCAAGGAAATGGAATACGGCCAGGATGACAAGACGGTCATCCTCAACCGCAAGGGTGAATCGCGCGCAGAAAGCCCGCTGACCGACTTCAGCGCGCCGCCGAAATTCGAGCAGCTGGAAGAGCGCATGATTTTCGCCGCGCGCCTGCGTCCGGCGGAGAGTTTCAACATCAGCCTCAACCCACTGGTGGCGGCGGCGTCCTCGCTGCTCTCGGAAGTGGTGCGCCTCAAGCACAGTTTTGAGAGCGAGGATCTGGACGCCCTCAATCAGCGCCTGACCCGTGAGATCAAGCTGTTCGAGCACCGCGCCCTGCACGACGGCGCCGAGAGCAGCCAGGTGATGGCCGCCCGCTACGTGCTGTGCACCGTGGTCGACGAGGCGGTGGTGACCACGCCCTGGGGCAACGAGAGCCAGTGGTCGCAGATGAGCCTGTTGTCCTCGTTCCACAACGAGACCTTCGGCGGTGAGAAGTTCTTCCAGTTGCTCGAGCGCCTGTCGCGCAACCCGGTCAAGCACCTGCCGATGCTGGAGCTGATGTACTTGTGCCTGTCGCTCGGCTTCGAAGGCAAATACCGCGTGCTGCAGCGCGGCATGCTCGAACTGGAAGCGGTGCGCGACAGCCTCTACCGGCAGATTCGCCAGCTGCGCGGCGACGTGCCGCGCGAAGTCTCGCCGCACTGGCAGGGCCTGAAGGACCCCCGTCGGCGCCTGGTACGCATCGTGCCGTGGTGGCTGGTGGCGCTGTTCACCCTGATGTGCCTGGTGATGATGTACGCCGGCTTCGCCTGGGTGCTCGGCGAGCAGCGCGACACCGTTCTCAAGCCGTACCAGCAACTCGACCCGGCCTCGGGTGTCAGCATGGATGACGTGAAATGA
- the tagH gene encoding type VI secretion system-associated FHA domain protein TagH codes for MELVFDVVSAQQFVPGLLTTKTFKQAGGVIGRADECDWVIPDRKRILSSRHAEVSYRDGAFYLTDTSSNGIQLKDSGASLAKGSPQRIEHGSVYCLGDFEIRARLVQDPAMFEGDIGLPQAAGSIIPDDAFLDLDPLTALDQQERVYAEVDDLTAVLRPSTAQAQQRDYAQIDEENLLVPELVMPTPAPQPKVAPEPERLPPTFWEKFSDALGVRVDDLDDDAREALALNAAKLLKQSVGSLQQALRTRSELKNELRLALTTVQSAGNNPLKHGLDTSETLTALLRGGKPGQLPAEQAINRSFRDLQAHQVALLAASRAAVQGMFEQFAPEQLTMRFERNGRKPLLPTDGGRWRAYRRLHASLEQNDDWSDRLFARDFASAYEEQVRLIATLNTDLQG; via the coding sequence ATGGAACTGGTATTCGATGTGGTCAGCGCGCAGCAGTTCGTGCCAGGTCTGTTGACCACCAAAACCTTCAAGCAGGCCGGCGGCGTGATCGGTCGTGCCGACGAGTGCGACTGGGTGATTCCGGATCGCAAGCGCATCCTCTCCAGTCGGCATGCGGAAGTCAGCTATCGCGATGGCGCCTTCTACCTGACCGACACCAGCAGCAATGGCATCCAGCTCAAGGACAGCGGCGCCAGCCTGGCCAAGGGCAGCCCGCAGCGCATCGAGCATGGCAGCGTCTATTGCCTGGGCGACTTCGAGATTCGCGCACGGCTGGTTCAGGATCCGGCCATGTTTGAAGGGGATATCGGCCTGCCGCAGGCCGCCGGCAGCATCATCCCGGATGATGCCTTCCTCGACCTCGATCCGCTCACCGCGCTGGATCAGCAGGAGCGCGTGTACGCCGAGGTGGACGATCTCACCGCCGTACTGCGCCCCAGTACCGCACAGGCGCAGCAGCGCGACTACGCGCAGATCGACGAAGAAAACCTGCTGGTACCCGAGCTGGTGATGCCGACACCTGCGCCGCAACCGAAAGTCGCCCCGGAACCCGAGCGTCTGCCGCCGACTTTCTGGGAGAAGTTCTCCGATGCCCTTGGCGTGCGTGTCGACGACCTCGATGACGATGCCCGCGAAGCGCTGGCGCTGAATGCTGCCAAGCTGCTCAAGCAGAGCGTCGGCAGCCTGCAGCAGGCCCTGCGTACCCGCAGCGAGCTGAAGAACGAACTGCGTCTGGCCCTGACCACCGTGCAGAGCGCTGGCAACAACCCGCTCAAGCATGGCCTGGATACCAGCGAGACGCTGACCGCGCTGCTGCGCGGTGGCAAGCCTGGCCAACTGCCGGCCGAGCAGGCCATCAACCGCAGCTTCCGCGACCTGCAGGCGCACCAGGTGGCACTGCTCGCCGCCAGCCGCGCAGCCGTTCAGGGCATGTTCGAACAGTTCGCCCCGGAGCAACTGACCATGCGTTTCGAGCGTAACGGTCGCAAGCCGTTGCTGCCGACCGATGGCGGCCGCTGGCGCGCCTATCGCCGTCTGCATGCCTCGCTGGAGCAGAACGACGACTGGAGCGATCGCCTGTTCGCTCGTGATTTCGCCAGTGCCTACGAAGAGCAGGTTCGCCTGATCGCCACCCTCAATACCGACCTTCAAGGATGA
- the tssK gene encoding type VI secretion system baseplate subunit TssK has product MSQHKVIWQEGMLLRPQHFQQNDRYFDHQLKVRTQKLDSYAWGFFELEIDRQFLNMGKLVVSKASGVLPDGSLFDLGAEREPLGLDVPPNTGNTPVYLALPLVTGNHIESRRPEQRDVLARYVAFDEEVADCNAGDSSVSQVSTGRPDFRLLLGEQQSDQAYVKLKLCDVLDTTPDGVISLDPEFSPTYVNFQASGYLLSCLKEVISMLAHRGDILAERIRATGKVGGAEVGDFMMLQLINRYEPILRHHLGVEQVHPEQIYRELVGLLGELATFSSETKRPRLEGRYLHSDQGLSFRKLMDAIRQVLSMVLEQHAIEMLLQQRQYGIQVSPLHDHKLLGTSSFVLAASAQCDSEELRQRLPAHLKVGPVERIRQLVNLHLPGIKVKPLPVAPRQIPFHSGKTYFALELSSEELAQLERSGGFAFHVSGEFSGLELKFWAIRN; this is encoded by the coding sequence ATGAGCCAGCATAAAGTCATCTGGCAGGAAGGCATGCTGCTGCGCCCGCAGCACTTCCAGCAGAACGATCGTTACTTCGATCATCAGCTCAAGGTGCGTACGCAGAAGCTGGACAGCTATGCCTGGGGCTTCTTTGAGCTGGAGATCGACCGCCAGTTCCTCAACATGGGCAAGCTGGTGGTGAGCAAGGCCAGCGGCGTGCTGCCCGACGGCAGCCTCTTCGACCTTGGCGCCGAGCGCGAGCCGCTGGGCCTGGACGTGCCGCCGAACACCGGCAACACCCCGGTCTACCTGGCGCTGCCGCTGGTTACCGGCAACCACATCGAGAGCCGCCGCCCGGAGCAGCGTGACGTGCTGGCGCGCTATGTCGCCTTCGACGAGGAAGTGGCCGACTGCAACGCCGGCGACAGCAGCGTCAGCCAGGTCAGCACCGGTCGTCCGGACTTCCGCCTGCTGCTCGGCGAGCAGCAGAGCGACCAGGCCTATGTGAAGCTCAAGCTGTGCGACGTGCTCGACACCACGCCGGATGGGGTGATCAGCCTCGATCCGGAATTCAGCCCGACCTACGTCAACTTCCAGGCCTCCGGCTACCTGCTGAGCTGCCTCAAGGAAGTGATCAGCATGCTCGCCCACCGTGGCGACATCCTCGCCGAGCGCATTCGCGCCACCGGCAAGGTGGGCGGTGCCGAGGTCGGCGACTTCATGATGCTGCAGCTGATCAACCGCTACGAGCCGATCCTGCGTCATCACCTGGGCGTCGAGCAGGTGCACCCGGAGCAGATCTACCGTGAGCTGGTCGGCCTGCTCGGCGAATTGGCGACCTTCTCCAGCGAGACCAAGCGCCCGCGCCTGGAAGGCCGCTACCTGCACAGCGACCAGGGCCTGAGCTTTCGCAAGCTGATGGACGCCATCCGTCAGGTGCTGTCGATGGTGCTCGAACAGCACGCCATCGAGATGCTCCTGCAGCAGCGCCAGTACGGTATCCAGGTGTCGCCGCTGCACGACCACAAGTTGCTCGGCACCTCCAGTTTCGTGCTCGCCGCCAGCGCCCAGTGCGACTCCGAGGAGCTGCGCCAGCGCCTGCCTGCGCACCTCAAGGTCGGCCCGGTGGAGCGCATCCGCCAACTGGTCAACCTGCACCTGCCGGGGATCAAGGTCAAACCGCTGCCGGTGGCGCCACGGCAGATTCCCTTCCATTCGGGCAAGACCTACTTCGCCTTGGAGCTCAGCTCCGAGGAACTGGCGCAGCTGGAACGCTCCGGCGGCTTCGCCTTCCACGTGTCCGGCGAGTTCTCCGGGCTTGAGCTGAAATTCTGGGCGATCAGGAACTGA
- the tssJ gene encoding type VI secretion system lipoprotein TssJ — MPRLLSLALCAALLTLAGCAAMSPYSTMTKLDLSLTGSDQLNPDLHGRPSPIVLRLIELKHPVAFENADFFSLYQRPKEALAPDLVTLEELELRPGETRELKVSVQEGSRYVAVLAAYRDLPEANWRYVIAINEQQRNVANLRLDERGIRNLDDPQERSR, encoded by the coding sequence ATGCCTCGCCTGCTTTCCCTGGCCCTGTGCGCCGCGCTGCTGACCCTCGCCGGCTGCGCCGCGATGTCGCCTTACTCGACCATGACCAAGCTGGATCTGAGCCTCACCGGCAGCGACCAGCTCAACCCGGATCTGCACGGTCGCCCCTCGCCCATCGTGCTGCGGCTGATCGAACTCAAGCACCCGGTGGCCTTCGAGAACGCCGATTTCTTCTCCCTCTACCAGCGGCCCAAGGAAGCCCTGGCACCTGATCTGGTGACCCTGGAAGAACTCGAGCTGCGCCCGGGTGAAACCCGTGAGTTGAAGGTTTCGGTGCAGGAAGGCAGCCGCTACGTCGCTGTGCTCGCCGCCTATCGCGACTTGCCGGAAGCCAACTGGCGCTATGTGATCGCAATCAACGAGCAGCAGCGCAACGTGGCCAACTTGCGTCTCGACGAGCGCGGCATTCGTAACCTGGATGACCCGCAGGAGCGCAGCCGATGA
- the tssM gene encoding type VI secretion system membrane subunit TssM, whose protein sequence is MKSFFAKLGAFFRKTWVWSLLLVLILALLVWFVGPLLAVSDYKFWESATSRLLTISLLFLLWGLGMVFASWRSTARKKAEENDADAQERLRREEQISEEQNELRHRFKDALRTLKRSTLYRGRSEKWRNDLPWYLLLGPQGSGKTSLLDFSGLDFPLNRGDNQRLTKDVSGTRYADWYFADHAVLIDTAGRYLTQPDVQVDGRAWGTLLGLLRQRRARPLNGVLVSIPVEQLQGGSEVELETLARQTRQRLHEIHQRLGADVPVYLVLSKADKVLGFDEFFDQLSREESEQVLGASFRKEQNASDVSVVRQEFEELLRRLNSQVILRMHQERDTQRRGRILDFPHQLGQIGERLCLFIELAFAGNRYQRASKLRGFYLTSAPQLSEQLDPLTAGIGRNLGLAGSALPTFRSGRARFIHHLLSQVIFPEAELAGLDQKEVRRIDWGQRAMYATAFAVLALFGVLWATGFSANHGRLEELREIAQKLTREHGAISPQDDAQQVLKALDSSYAATLVFPPKGDVSYLQRTGLFQGEAVNPSLHSTYRAELENLLLPRVARQLEAQIRANLSDRERLLGSLRAYLMLNLEERRDADFLKEWVAADWSLRYAGNSPAQHGLNTHFARLLDESFAPYALNAQLVAQARQVLRSESLANVVYRMLREQARSLPDYRLSQKLGPQAGLINGSDYAIPGFYTQSGYSKTFTAQGGNLVREILRDNWVLGEGETLSAGDLGRLMVELEQLYFRDYGNYWGEAIAQLSLEPIGSAGRGASLLGGLTAANSPLLQLLVEVRDNTRFKGLAEAADDAGAAAAALEGTKGKLGKAAKLASAAAEQAQQALAKNTPDTARKTLERRFESLHKLLDDNGGAGVELAAGLQALDELQRQLASLANAGASDQAAFEMAKARMGGKRDAINQVRSAASRLPQPVGNWLALLAEDSWTLVLNDAYHFLNQRYQSELYAAYDNSLKQRYPFTAHSESDVAVADFREFFKAQGIAERFFDSYLRPFVSGSADEYRLRRVDGRGLPLSREFLLQMSRAQVIRRSFFAENPAEPQVLFKLEPYSLDSSLSRADFRFGKQQLEYRHGPIVATAFRWPAASEEDRTSLVVEELGGRRVGIEKNTGPWSLFRLLDLMDVDYHSGRDVLILKANLGGLHANYLLHSQRSPNPFDIGLLRSFKLPATL, encoded by the coding sequence ATGAAGAGTTTCTTCGCCAAACTTGGCGCCTTTTTCCGCAAGACCTGGGTCTGGAGCCTGTTGCTGGTTCTGATCCTTGCGCTGCTGGTGTGGTTCGTCGGCCCGCTGCTGGCGGTCAGTGACTACAAATTCTGGGAGTCGGCCACCAGCCGTCTGCTGACCATCAGCCTGCTGTTCCTGCTCTGGGGCCTGGGCATGGTATTCGCCAGCTGGCGCTCCACTGCGCGCAAGAAGGCCGAAGAGAACGATGCCGATGCGCAGGAACGCCTGCGCCGTGAGGAGCAGATCAGCGAGGAGCAGAACGAGCTGCGCCATCGCTTCAAGGACGCCCTGCGCACCCTCAAACGCTCCACTCTGTACCGTGGTCGCAGCGAGAAATGGCGCAACGACCTGCCCTGGTATCTGCTGCTCGGTCCGCAGGGCAGCGGCAAGACCAGTTTGCTGGACTTCTCCGGACTGGACTTTCCGCTCAACCGTGGCGACAACCAGCGTCTGACCAAGGACGTGTCCGGCACCCGTTACGCCGACTGGTATTTCGCCGACCACGCCGTGCTGATCGACACCGCCGGCCGCTACCTGACCCAGCCTGACGTTCAGGTCGACGGTCGCGCCTGGGGCACCCTGCTCGGCCTGCTGCGCCAGCGCCGCGCGCGTCCGCTCAACGGTGTGCTGGTGAGCATCCCGGTCGAGCAACTGCAGGGCGGCAGCGAAGTGGAGCTGGAAACCCTGGCCCGTCAGACCCGCCAGCGCCTGCACGAGATTCATCAGCGTCTGGGCGCCGATGTGCCGGTCTACCTGGTGCTGAGCAAGGCCGACAAGGTGCTGGGCTTCGACGAGTTCTTCGACCAGCTGTCGCGTGAGGAAAGCGAGCAGGTGCTCGGCGCCAGCTTCCGCAAGGAGCAGAACGCCAGCGATGTAAGCGTCGTGCGTCAGGAGTTCGAAGAACTGCTGCGCCGCCTCAACAGCCAGGTGATCCTGCGTATGCACCAGGAGCGCGATACCCAGCGCCGTGGTCGCATCCTCGACTTCCCGCACCAGCTCGGCCAGATCGGCGAGCGCCTGTGCCTGTTCATCGAACTGGCCTTCGCCGGCAACCGCTACCAGCGAGCCAGCAAGCTGCGCGGCTTCTATCTGACCAGCGCGCCACAACTCAGTGAGCAGCTCGACCCGCTGACTGCCGGCATCGGCCGTAACCTCGGCCTGGCCGGCAGTGCGCTGCCGACCTTCCGCAGTGGTCGTGCACGCTTCATCCACCACCTGCTCAGCCAGGTGATTTTCCCCGAGGCGGAGCTGGCCGGCCTGGATCAGAAGGAAGTGCGCCGCATCGACTGGGGCCAGCGCGCCATGTATGCCACCGCCTTCGCCGTGCTGGCGCTGTTCGGTGTGCTCTGGGCCACCGGCTTCTCGGCCAACCACGGGCGTCTGGAAGAACTGCGCGAGATCGCCCAGAAGCTCACCCGCGAGCACGGTGCGATCAGCCCGCAGGACGATGCCCAGCAGGTGCTCAAGGCACTGGACAGCAGCTACGCCGCGACCTTGGTGTTCCCACCCAAGGGCGACGTGTCCTACCTGCAGCGTACTGGTCTGTTCCAGGGCGAGGCGGTCAATCCGTCGTTGCACTCGACCTACCGCGCCGAGTTGGAAAACCTCTTGCTGCCACGCGTGGCGCGCCAACTGGAAGCGCAGATCCGCGCCAACCTCAGCGACCGTGAACGCCTGCTCGGCAGCCTGCGCGCCTACCTGATGCTCAACCTCGAAGAGCGCCGCGATGCCGATTTCCTCAAAGAATGGGTCGCTGCCGACTGGTCGCTGCGCTACGCCGGCAACAGCCCGGCGCAGCATGGCCTGAACACGCACTTCGCGCGTCTGCTCGATGAATCCTTCGCACCCTATGCGCTCAACGCCCAGCTGGTTGCCCAGGCACGTCAGGTGCTGCGCAGCGAGTCGCTGGCCAACGTCGTCTACCGCATGCTGCGTGAGCAGGCACGTAGCCTGCCGGACTACCGCCTGAGCCAGAAACTCGGCCCGCAGGCCGGTCTGATCAACGGCAGCGACTACGCCATCCCCGGCTTCTACACCCAGAGCGGTTACAGCAAGACCTTCACCGCTCAGGGCGGCAACCTGGTGCGTGAGATCCTGCGTGACAACTGGGTGCTGGGCGAAGGCGAAACCCTTAGCGCCGGTGACCTCGGTCGCCTGATGGTGGAACTGGAGCAACTGTACTTCCGTGACTACGGCAACTACTGGGGCGAAGCCATCGCCCAGCTCAGCCTGGAGCCGATCGGCAGCGCCGGTCGTGGCGCCAGCCTGCTGGGTGGCCTGACTGCCGCCAACTCGCCGCTGCTGCAACTGCTGGTGGAAGTGCGCGACAACACCCGCTTCAAGGGGCTGGCCGAGGCTGCTGACGACGCCGGTGCCGCCGCTGCCGCGCTGGAAGGCACCAAGGGCAAGTTGGGCAAGGCCGCCAAGCTGGCCAGCGCCGCTGCCGAACAAGCGCAGCAGGCTCTGGCCAAGAACACCCCGGACACCGCGCGCAAGACGCTGGAACGTCGCTTCGAGAGCCTGCACAAGCTGCTTGACGATAACGGCGGTGCCGGTGTCGAACTGGCCGCCGGCCTGCAGGCGCTGGACGAGCTGCAACGTCAGCTGGCCAGTTTGGCCAACGCCGGCGCCAGCGATCAGGCCGCGTTCGAGATGGCCAAGGCGCGCATGGGCGGCAAGCGCGATGCGATCAACCAGGTACGCAGCGCCGCTTCGCGCTTGCCGCAACCGGTAGGCAACTGGCTGGCGCTGCTGGCCGAGGACAGCTGGACGCTGGTACTCAACGACGCCTACCACTTCCTCAACCAGCGCTACCAGAGCGAGCTGTACGCCGCCTACGACAACTCGCTGAAGCAGCGTTATCCGTTCACCGCGCACAGCGAAAGCGATGTGGCGGTGGCCGACTTCCGCGAGTTCTTCAAGGCTCAGGGCATCGCCGAACGCTTCTTCGACAGCTACCTGCGTCCCTTCGTCAGCGGCAGTGCCGACGAATACCGCCTGCGTCGTGTCGATGGCCGTGGCCTGCCGCTGTCGCGCGAGTTCCTCCTGCAGATGAGCCGTGCCCAGGTGATCCGCCGCAGCTTCTTCGCCGAGAACCCGGCCGAGCCGCAGGTGCTGTTCAAGCTCGAACCCTACTCGCTGGACTCCAGCCTGAGCCGCGCCGACTTCCGCTTCGGCAAGCAGCAACTGGAATACCGCCACGGGCCGATCGTCGCCACCGCCTTCCGCTGGCCGGCAGCGAGCGAGGAAGACCGCACCAGCCTGGTGGTCGAAGAGCTGGGTGGCCGCCGCGTCGGTATCGAGAAGAACACCGGCCCCTGGTCGCTGTTCCGCCTGCTCGACCTGATGGACGTGGACTACCACAGCGGTCGTGACGTGCTGATCCTCAAGGCCAACCTCGGTGGTCTGCACGCCAACTACCTGCTGCACAGCCAGCGCTCGCCGAACCCGTTCGACATCGGCTTGCTGCGCAGCTTCAAGCTGCCGGCGACGCTCTGA
- a CDS encoding sigma 54-interacting transcriptional regulator, whose product MFAEVPQPLRYAEALLGRYAELAGAASSERLLANLVRAAAELADCALGQLYLLDHTNTRLTLSAEWLDGLLQPREAASLPSDYDGEQLLQYCLCQNQVLCIDELDGGLHSVACLPEAGRAWRSLLCLPLHDGAGHTRGLLLVASHERRILQGFAASFAQLGRFALAQLHLLQRLRAPAVDGETSTETVSPAPGTPCASGYGLLGQSQAMRRVYQLIGKVLHSPVSVLLTGETGTGKELVARAIHDCGARRSKAFIVQNCAALPENLLESELFGYRKGAFTGADRDKPGLFDAADGGTLFLDEIGDMPLTLQAKLLRVLQEGEVRPLGSSETHKVDVRIVAATHQELRKRVEEGSFREDLFYRLSHFPIELPALRERDEDILLLARHFASTASGLLQRDACRWSDAALEHLAGYAFPGNVRELKGLVERAVLLCEGGELLPEHFNLEQTQSTDSAPLSLRERMDRLERNLLLDCLRKNRGNQTNAANELGLPRRTLLYRMQRLKISPSEV is encoded by the coding sequence ATGTTCGCCGAAGTCCCACAACCACTGCGCTACGCCGAAGCCTTGCTCGGTCGTTACGCCGAGCTGGCTGGCGCTGCCAGCAGCGAGCGCCTGCTCGCCAACCTGGTGCGTGCCGCCGCCGAACTGGCCGATTGCGCCCTGGGCCAGCTATACCTGCTGGATCACACCAACACCCGCCTGACCCTCTCTGCCGAGTGGCTCGACGGCCTGCTGCAACCGCGTGAGGCAGCCAGCCTGCCCAGTGACTACGACGGCGAACAACTGCTGCAGTACTGCCTGTGCCAGAACCAGGTGCTGTGCATCGACGAGCTCGACGGCGGCCTGCATAGCGTCGCCTGCCTGCCGGAGGCTGGGCGCGCCTGGCGCAGCCTGCTGTGCCTGCCACTGCATGATGGAGCTGGCCATACCCGTGGCCTGCTGCTGGTGGCCAGTCATGAGCGGCGCATCCTACAGGGCTTCGCCGCTTCCTTCGCCCAGCTCGGTCGTTTCGCCCTGGCTCAGCTGCACCTGTTGCAGCGCCTGCGCGCACCGGCCGTCGACGGTGAAACCAGCACCGAAACCGTCTCCCCTGCCCCTGGCACACCCTGCGCCAGCGGCTACGGCTTGCTCGGCCAGAGCCAGGCCATGCGCCGCGTCTATCAGTTGATCGGCAAGGTGCTGCACAGCCCGGTCAGCGTGCTGTTGACCGGCGAGACCGGCACCGGCAAGGAACTGGTCGCCCGCGCCATCCACGATTGCGGTGCGCGGCGCAGCAAGGCCTTCATCGTGCAGAACTGCGCAGCACTGCCGGAAAACCTGCTGGAGAGCGAACTGTTCGGCTACCGCAAGGGCGCTTTCACCGGTGCTGACCGCGACAAGCCGGGCCTGTTCGATGCGGCCGATGGCGGCACGTTGTTTCTCGACGAGATCGGCGATATGCCGTTGACGCTGCAGGCCAAGCTGCTGCGCGTGCTGCAGGAAGGCGAAGTGCGCCCGCTGGGCAGCAGCGAGACGCACAAGGTCGATGTGCGCATCGTCGCCGCGACTCACCAGGAGCTGCGCAAGCGTGTCGAGGAAGGGAGCTTCCGCGAAGACCTGTTCTATCGCCTGTCGCATTTCCCCATCGAGCTGCCGGCGCTGCGTGAGCGCGACGAGGACATCCTTTTGCTCGCCCGCCACTTCGCCAGTACCGCCAGCGGCTTGCTGCAGCGTGACGCCTGCCGTTGGAGTGACGCCGCGCTGGAGCACCTGGCCGGCTATGCCTTCCCCGGCAACGTGCGCGAGCTCAAGGGCCTGGTCGAGCGCGCCGTGCTGCTCTGCGAGGGTGGAGAGCTGCTACCCGAGCACTTCAACCTGGAGCAGACCCAGAGCACCGATAGCGCGCCGCTGAGCCTGCGCGAGCGCATGGATCGGCTCGAACGCAACCTACTGCTCGACTGCCTGCGCAAGAACCGCGGCAACCAGACCAACGCCGCCAACGAGCTGGGTCTGCCCCGACGCACCCTGCTGTACCGCATGCAGCGGCTGAAGATCAGCCCGAGCGAGGTCTGA